CTGGCTCCCTTGTTCTCCTCCTTCACCGCCATTGTCACCTACCACTTCACCAAGGAGTTGAAGGTAGAAAACACATAATAAGATACACAACGAACTGTTATTTAAGGTTATAAACTCTTAATAAAATGCCAAGATGTTATTCTTTTAAGGGGCGCGTCAGTGATTTGCACTTGGATTAAATTAAAAGACTCATAAAAGtcagattaaaaaagaaagaaaagggtggtcaaaatcaaagcagcagagatacaaacactggatcctgccgttcccataatgcaactcagtaGTGTCTTTAGTTAGGCCCTTTTTGCATGGTAAATGCCCTCATCTTTTAAACTCCACGCCACCAGAAGGTAGCACAGGCTTTCTGTTAAATAATTGTTGTTTTAAgacttaaataataatcattattataataataaatatgacatCATATGACATAAGAATGTTCCTTTCAGAGCTGCAGAAGATAACtgtagataaaaacaaataaataaaacaaaatgagttCAATATGCTTTTATTGATATGATGATGCCACTAAAAATCCTTTTTGTCCCTGTAGGATGCAGGTGCTGGGCTCCTGGCTGCTGCCATGATTGCAGTGGTGCCTGGTTACATCTCTCGTTCAGTTGCTGGCTCCTATGATAATGAAGGTATACACCTGATGTGCATGACAACACtgttatttaaattaaacatcACCAACAGATTGTTAATGAAATCCCTCTGTGCTATCCTACTCAGGTATTGCCATCTTCTGCATGCTGTTGACCTATTACATGTGGATCAAGGCTGTCAAAACGGGGTCAGTGTACTGGTCGTCCGTGTGCGCACTGGCCTACTTCTACATGGTGAGGAGAACTAAAAATGCATATGTTCTATTGAATGAATTTAGAGTGTACAGAGGTCCTGATAAGGTGTTTGTTTGTATCTAGGTTTCCTCCTGGGGTGGCTACGTGTTCCTTATCAATCTCATCCCCCTCCACGTCCTGGTTCTGATGCTCACAGGCCGATTCTCTCACAGAATCTATGTGGCTTACTGCACGGTCTACTGCCTCGGCACCATCCTTTCCATGCAGATCTCTTTTGTTGGTTTCCAGGTAAAGTGAAAAATGTACTATCTTATGTTACGAGAGTTACActgatattgggtttggggaaAAGAGGTTACGCTCTGTTCTGTTGCACAATGTTCACCTCCCTGTCTTTCTTGTCTCATATACCAGCCGGTGCAGTCATCGGAGCACATGGCAGCCTTCGGTGTGTTTGGCTTGTGCCAGATTCACGCCTTTGTGGACTACCTGCGCAGCAAACTCAATGCCCAGCAATTTGAGGTGCTGTTCAAGAGCGTCATCTCCCTGGTGGGCTTCGTCATACTGTCTGTGGGCACCGTTCTCATGCTGACCGGTAAGAGGTTTTGACAAGGTGGTGCACCAGTAGATACATTGGCAAAGGGCAACGTAGTGGATGGAACATTTTTTTGCTTCACACCTTCCCTACCTTCTCCTTTCCTCTTGTGAGAAACTGATTttaaagttactatgaggaactttaatcttgtgttgattttggcggacCCTGTGTACAgtagcggtagtgtttccgagcaccagagtccctttagaaaacctcattttactgcagcggGGTCTTGCAGTCTGGCCTGGGCCTCCAGTAGCGTGGTGtcctggtgaacctgcatgatgtCGTCTGATTTTGCACGGAATCCAACGATGTGGCATCGATGACGAGCATTaggaataactatatagaagtAGCCAATCTTCTTGCTGATGTTTACGTATGTAGGTCAATATAGAGGcgtcagtattaaattgagactgtttcataatcagttaaaagttcctcagagtaacttaatgttcttttgtgtTGGACTATGACTGACTAAAAGTATATTTCCCTCAGGTAAGATCTCTCCGTGGACTGGTCGTTTCTACTCCCTGCTGGATCCCTCCTACGCCAAGAACAACATCCCCATCATCGCCTCTGTCTCTGAGCATCAGCCCACAACCTGGTCCTCATACTACTTTGACCTCCAGCTGCTGGTCTTCATGTTTCCAGGCAAGTGCACACtcagcagaaacacacagagtacCAACTGTATGACCACTCCATCTTTAATTATTGTATTCTTGTTGGGTTGTGACCGACCGTTACCTTCACTTTCCTCACAGTTGGCCTTTACTATTGTTTCAACAACCTGTCAGACGCCAGGATCTTCATCATCATGTATGGAGTCACCAGCATGTACTTCTCAGCTGTCATGGTACGTCCTGTACAGAGCCACGCGCACGTCTCAAAGGACTCTCCAGAGAGCCGTTTGATTTGTTTGCTTTCTGGGTTTGTGACATTTCAACAGTGTCACCAGAAGATGGCACACTCGCATCATTAAACATAACTGAAGTAAATGGAAAAACATGTATTTAGGAaagagattttttatttatagtttatACCTCATATGCTGCTTGTGTCTCAGGTGCGTCTGATGTTGGTTCTGGCTCCAGTCATGTGCATCCTGTCAGGCATCGGTGTGTCCCAGGTGCTAACCACTTACATGAAGAATTTGGATGTCAGCCGGCCAGACAAGAAGAGCAAGAAGCAGCAGGATGCCACCTACCCCATCAAAAATGAGGTAGGAGGCCTGGGAGACTGCTTCAGAGTGCTATTCTAGGATGTCCTGGATAATCTCTCTCGTGCAGATGTGTAAACTCTTACTGATAAAATGCAGTTACATTCTTAAGAGAAGGATACGAGAGATTTCTGCCTAAATCCATCTATTATTTCAGTAGTCTGAATAAAAGCACATTGATGGTCCCACAGACAGAAAGGTTAAAACCTGATGACATCCTGTGTTGCATTATATTCCTAACAGGTTGCCAGTGGGATGATTCTGGTCATGGCCTTCTTCCTCATTACATACACCTTCCACTCTACCTGGGTGACCAGCGAAGCCTACTCCTCTCCCTCAATTGTCTTGTCAGCCCGTGGAGGTGACGGCAGCCGCATCATTTTCGACGACTTCAGAGAGGCCTACTACTGGCTCCGCCACAACACTCCCGAGgtcagtcattcccaaagaaaTCTGTGAGGAGTTCTTAAACAAGGTTTCAGATAGTAGTTATGCACCATCATAACCATTAGATTAAATGATTTgagtttcattttgtgtttccaggATGCCAAAGTCATGTCATGGTGGGATTATGGCTATCAGATAACTGCCATGGCTAATCGAACCATTCTAGTGGACAACAACACATGGAACAACACGCACATCTCCAGAGTTGGACAGGTGAGCTTGGTAACCTTCAGGGTAATTTGGTGTGTTTATGAAGTGCTGCTGTGTTGACTGGGCTGTTGTTTGTTCTATAGGCCATGGCATCCACAGAAGAGAGGGCCTATGAGATCATGAGGGAGCTGGATGTCAGTTATGTCCTGGTCATCTTCGGAGGACTGACGGGCTACTCTTCAGATGGTACGTCCTGATTATCAGTAGATCAGAGTGCTTAAAGCATCGTGTCGACAGAAACCTACACGTCTGCAGACACATTCCCACTAGAGTAAGCCGTTTAACGGAGATGGATTTAATAGACTTGGGTTTAACGGTCTGTTTGCAAAGCTTAAGCTATGCTATGAATGTTTCCAGACCCCCTTTGATGTAATGGCATTTATTTCATGTGATGTTGTGTATAACGTTAATGTCCTCGCTTGGgtggtgcttttgtttttaGATGTGATTTGATGTCGCTtttaggctgtagcaggctcagttttaaagctagagtgaagatactgacatcatatgaaactagaaaaaaactaatgaatccatcagtaaacaaccatgtcatactagcttctcacaaaggaggctaaataacgctccaaacttgcgcaaaattttggcgaggaaatctgtcatggccattttcaaacaggtccccttgacttctgacctccagatatgtgaatgaaaatgggttctatgggtacccacaagtctcccctttacagacatgcccactttatgataatcacatgcagtttggggcaagtcatagtcaagtcagcacactgacacactgacagctgttgttacctgttgggctgcagtttgccatgttaggatttgagcatatttttttatactaaatgcagtacctgtgagggtttctggtcaatatttgtcattgttttatgttgttaattgatttccaataataaatatagacatacatttgcgtaaagcagcatatttgacactcccatgttgataagagtattaaatacttgacaaatttccctttttaaggtacattttgaatagataaaaaatgtgtgattaagttGCGATTTATCgcgtttaactatggacaatcgtgcgattaattatgattaaatattttaatcaatttacaacTCTAACAAAAACTAATGCAAAGAAAAATCAGCCTATACTCTCATAGCTGTAATAACTCTCTTCTACAGTGAATAGTTAGGAAGGCCCCAGTGTAATACCAATAGTGTCACCAGTAAGCAGCAGGTCTATATTTCCACCACACCGACTCCACTGCTTAGTATACCTCCCCCTCTTTCTTTACTGTATTATAACCTGTCAAACAGGTATTTAGGAATTTTGGAGTTGTATTTCAGTGATAGAAAATATTTGGCGCACACATTCATTGCATAAAGTAATGCCATTGCTGTACTTTGtaattgttgttgttcttctaaCTTCTCCATCTGTCTGCCTCAGACATCAATAAGTTCCTGTGGATGGTCCGTATCGGTGGAAGCACAGACACGGGCAAACACATCAAGGAGCACGACTACTACACCCCCACCGGAGAGTTCAGAGTGGACCGCGAGGGCTCGCCTGTCCTGCTCAACTGCCTCATGTACAAGATGTGCTACTACCGCTTCGGCCAGGTCTACACAGAGGCCAGTGAGTAACTCTACAGCCAagtgggaactgtttttcatgCATGAGCGGCTTTTACCTCGCAATCAGAGGCATGTTGGGAATTGTAAGTTAGACAGAATTGGTGGCCAAAACCATGGAGCGAGACTGTGGACATACTGTAACACCAAGTGGAAAATACTGTGCCAAAACTAGTAGATGAACCACCATATCAGCTTCTCAATTGACTGCACTGTCAGCATACATATTCATGTTGCTGGTCCTCCTCATTAATGTAAAGCTACAGCCTTTTGTCCTGTAATTCTGATGATCCTACTGCTCCTCTCCGCAGAGCGCCCCCCTGGTTATGACCGAGTGAGGAACGCCGAGATCGGAAATAAAGACTTCGAACTGGATGTGTTGGAGGAGGCCTACACAACAGAGCACTGGCTGGTTAGGATATACAAGGTAAAAATGACTTTGAACTTCTTCTCCTTACCCTGTCCTTTGACAATGTCGTCATCGTATCGGTCTGTTAGGACTGTTGGGAAACCAAGATTGGTTCGCTGGTCAAGAAACCATTTCTTAGGGGCAAAGTAGGAATCGCAATATTAAGCATACGTGACAGATTGAGGGAGATTAGAACAACAGATGAGTAAATgacttacatttctttacaacCTAAACATGGAATTTGATCTGCAACAATaagtcaattaatcgattggtcagctgacaggaaactAATCAAATTTGCTTTGATATATAATTATTCTGCTCATTTTTCAAGCAATAACACCAAACATTTCATGATTCCATGTGAGAATTTGCTACTTTTCTTGGTCTTACATTATAGTGAATAGAATATCTCTGGATATTGAACTGTTGAGTTGAGTAGCCCCAAACTCTACtcaaataaaaatactgttactttgcaaaaaaaaagtactcaAGTAGATGTAAAAGTAGTTATCAAAATAACTACTTGAGTAAGAGTACAAAAGTACTTACTGAAAAAGTTACTTGAATAGAGAGTAACTTtaagaaattaaataataaaaaaaacaccggcACACTACTGTCTTTTATTTGGTGGATATGAGTGGAATTATCTCAACCACAGATGGCCTTCCTCAGGTGAAGTTAAAGAAGTGAACACTcagctgtatttatttgtgaGGAAATGACAATCATCTCCTGATTAGATAACCAGCCACACGTATACCAGACAATACTCCCAGTTTGTATCTCTCAAGTACGATcacaaaatattacattaatattGTACTCTATTAAGTACACCAATAATCAaagatattattttaaattacattatttgctatataatagtataatttagagttgttccgataccagtgtcGGAAATGCgaccgatactgcccaaaattctgGATCAGGTAttggcgagtacgccagtctatgcaccgattttaaaaaaaaaaaaaaaaaaaaattaaaataaaaattttaaatgtttatagGCCAAGTGAAcaatttattaatggaaattaAAATAATGGTTGCAGCTCTATCTGTAATACATTAAAGTCAGACTGGTGATGGATTAGTCTGTCTGAGGATGGCTTTaacgttttcttttctttttttttttactgaaggtTGACTTGTAGACCTTTCTAACCAAATCTTGTGTTCCATATTTCAGGTCAAAGATCTGGACAACCGGGGTCTTTCAAGGACATAAAACCTTCAGACGGCGATCAAAACAGCCTTTTAGCACACAGCACTGAACACCTTCCCCTGTGGTCTGCAGATGAGTGGGAAAAGAGTACTTTTTTATACTTTTGTTTGGGGAGGGGAAGAAAAATTGCATCAAAGAGATTTAGGGTTttttttgcgtgtgtgtgtgtgaatgattttaatttttttttattttgttataatgAAATGTCTCATCTGGGATCAGAGGGAGCTGGTGTCAAAACGTCCAGTCTGATGTCAGGAAGCGTCATTCGCCATGGAGCGGTCAAAAGAAAGCAGTGTTCATTTAAGAGCGCTATGGGTTTTTACAATGTGGTCAATTAAAGAGGGATTAAACGTGAGAAAAtagtttgtcttttctttttcctccaacACCTCTGCACAGAATCCATTGAGACAAATGATGTGGGAGCATACAGTATGAGTTGAACTAGTCAGAGCAGTTTATGAATCTGGGTGAGAGCCACACCTGGTGACAAAGTTGCTGAAAGGATAACATGCTACTCATGTTTGGGAAGTCATCTGTTAAGTTGAGCTATACTTCATACACCTTCATAATCAAAGTAAACTAGTGGCTGTTTTTCCTAGTATTTGATGTCATTACTGGTGAtatgcatacttgccaaccctcccaattTTTAAGTTCACCTCAGAGGGGcaaattactgttttcttttcttagaATTAAAAATAGGCTTATTTAACAACAATTTGTTGTTGCAGTGTACctagttttcatttttttaaagttaccagaatgcaggaaacaatctttaaaactctttttttctgggggaggaccctCAGACCCCCAGCtatggttttgaaatcctccctactTTTGAAGTCAATGTTGGCAAGTATGAGATGATTTACTCGATCCAGCCCGATGTATGTAATTAGAAGCTCACTGTACTCCCAAAATGAGCTTGAATTAGTTGATGCGACGTTCCTGGATCTTAACACTTTGATCACAGTAATtgtgatatgtacagtatgtaggctGAATGATAAAGATGCACTCAAGAATTTGATACTAGATTTCTAGagttaataaaacaaagcatGACTTTAAGATAAGATCATTTTATTGCACTGCATTTGGCAATACATGTCAactttatattaaaaataatagtgtTAGGGATAGTCTTAATACATTCAGAACAGTAAAGAATAACTAGAGAAGAATAATGTTTTCCTCCCAATCTGAAAACAGCAATAAAAATTCACTTTAATTATTAGTAAAGATCATTTTAGAAGTATCAGTATAAAGTGTCCATTAGAACCAgtccaatatatatatt
This portion of the Sebastes umbrosus isolate fSebUmb1 chromosome 17, fSebUmb1.pri, whole genome shotgun sequence genome encodes:
- the stt3a gene encoding dolichyl-diphosphooligosaccharide--protein glycosyltransferase subunit STT3A, translated to MTKLGFLRLSYEKQDTLLKLLILSMAAILSFSTRLFSVLRFESVIHEFDPYFNYRTTRFLTEEGFYKFHNWFDDRAWYPLGRIIGGTIYPGLMITSAVLYHVLHFFHITIDIRNVCVFLAPLFSSFTAIVTYHFTKELKDAGAGLLAAAMIAVVPGYISRSVAGSYDNEGIAIFCMLLTYYMWIKAVKTGSVYWSSVCALAYFYMVSSWGGYVFLINLIPLHVLVLMLTGRFSHRIYVAYCTVYCLGTILSMQISFVGFQPVQSSEHMAAFGVFGLCQIHAFVDYLRSKLNAQQFEVLFKSVISLVGFVILSVGTVLMLTGKISPWTGRFYSLLDPSYAKNNIPIIASVSEHQPTTWSSYYFDLQLLVFMFPVGLYYCFNNLSDARIFIIMYGVTSMYFSAVMVRLMLVLAPVMCILSGIGVSQVLTTYMKNLDVSRPDKKSKKQQDATYPIKNEVASGMILVMAFFLITYTFHSTWVTSEAYSSPSIVLSARGGDGSRIIFDDFREAYYWLRHNTPEDAKVMSWWDYGYQITAMANRTILVDNNTWNNTHISRVGQAMASTEERAYEIMRELDVSYVLVIFGGLTGYSSDDINKFLWMVRIGGSTDTGKHIKEHDYYTPTGEFRVDREGSPVLLNCLMYKMCYYRFGQVYTEAKRPPGYDRVRNAEIGNKDFELDVLEEAYTTEHWLVRIYKVKDLDNRGLSRT